In Caretta caretta isolate rCarCar2 chromosome 11, rCarCar1.hap1, whole genome shotgun sequence, the sequence tgccttcattcctcaaGAGGTCACAGGGAGAAGTGtttcccatgtgccctcatgggatttcctatgAGCTGATAAACAATCTCGGAGGGAatctccctggcctgcaatcactccagtacagggagggcaggtgatgaggataattgtcatcatcatcatcatccttaataacAACAGCTCTTTTCAATTCTGTCAGGCCTTCCATTACAGACTTTCAGACCTTTATGAAGACACTTTCCCCACACAGCTTTAAGGTTACGTCTATGCTAGGAGCTAgagatggaattcccctgctcccatacacataTTGTGGTAGCTCGATGACGCTCGCATGAACATCCTTCTTCCTTAAACGCTGTCCTTAGACAGAGAGGGACCTGTGTCCACATTCAAACCTGTGTtcgggccctgtgctgcacccctgtactTCCCACACAggcacaaacacacagaggtatttccttaccttcatacaggcgggagatgccatcttcattcactgtttcagacaacaaatcacagtaatggtggatagtatttcctagacatacaatgaatacaatggatcTCATTACTTTTCAAATCCTTCGCTGAAAACTGCTGAAGATGCAGCCATTTCCCCAAGACAGCCCTTCGGAAAATTAaatacattccttacatctgttcacaaagcagatTCGATAAAGCATCAGATGCCCAGCAGTTACTGAGAAGCTGATTTCTaaaggagactgaattcacatCAAACCAGcatgatgtgaattcaatctcccctaggcgcagccaaagagcTGTTGTGGacaggggaagttggtgcagtcaatacagctaagttgctcccttcatcttggaatacatgttaattctctctctctctctctctctctctctctctctctctctctctctctctttctctctcttacacacacacacacacacacacacacaccccgttttaggattctggtgctgtcggagggaacagagcagctgtCTAGAAAAGGGCCttgaaggaaacatttaaaaaagctgaagtgaatttgctctgcttaccaatgaacaAGGCTGCAGAGTGTcgtattgttgtctgtgagctttccaggtagtctagggcctggaacaggaatttggggatgtggctcttgTTGTTCTGCAtctggaaagaaagaaggaagaaatgcacaatatacaaatgacatgttctccccacagcgaatagtccaggaaagccaaagcatatagccaggccatggcaaccgccaatacgaacccatacaccagagcagcacctctctgaagtcactgttgtgttctccagaacctccgctttcatttgaaaagacaaaagtttggagGTCTGACAGTTGTGGaggaaaatgtcaacaatgtgaacggattgtaactcctgcagaAATgaaccagcagagagcctggaatagCGTCTTGCAacccgaccgaagcggatgggtcCTCAGGCTGTGGGGTTAGAAAGGTCtctctcaagtccccattcacccctctcaaggcacaaggaattcacctaccaggCACTTCCCGACActcttcaagagctgtgaggagccatcccaggccatgcTGCGGAACAgcctcttcaaatgagcccagccgagaaacactgcgcagcggaagagcgtcagtttacatcgctgcaagagaaggggagaccaagagggttctcactgagagagggatagtGTGGGGGACACTGGACCTTCTCCACcccttgtgctgtgtgctgtgaggatggatgaggcacgaggctccagcagggagtgaagcagggaggagaagattctgcttgggcaaggggctctggcgatgactggagtgggggccccaggggaTTCTGGCTCTTTGCTCTGAAGGAAATTATgtccgtggcacttaccagtgtcacactctcctcctggtctgcaagatgcagcagcagcgggagcaagcagtggatgatttcctgctgcacgaggGCTTTGTccgggtcctgcaccctgctcaccacgttgccaagcagtgaaatggcagctgagcgcacactgcccctctcctggcaatgacacacagggggtggggacaccCGGTTAAAGCTAGGCAGTATCAGAGCAGAACGCGACAGAGTCATAATCCGCCCGCTGCTCCGGTTCCCCCGTGTGAACTGacttgggtggggggagcagggcggacaccaggccagcgccatagacatcttgtgcagggcctgagaccctgtgcaggACAGCGCagccccagggtgtcccagaggcagtttctgtctggagagcccaGAATCCCAGAACCCGAGAagatttggggagagggagagaagtctgctggagactggtctggggaaggggagaagccgcTGCTGGAGCCTTGCAGGGATTCGCTGCTACAAAACACAGCATTTCTTTTGCACTTCGGTGCCCCCGAGAGCcaggccattcccgacccacctctttcctgctgagaatctccacctctttgggggcctgtgttcttcagacagctggtcatctgcccagggccaggccccctctcccccaggccaggctgcagcaggggctgggagcatggcgcTGAGACTGAGCTTTGgcgagaagagctctgacagggaggtggctcagcaggagattccccacccatggcaggggcgctccttggaggctccatggcaggcttGAGGGGCGGGAGCcaaggagatggggagagagagacaagggcatcagagacaggtggagggggggaacgGGCTTCTCCTGGGGTTCCAAGCCTTatgtcatcaatgaaggggcgaaggctgactgcaatgtcctgggagatggagccaagcccctccctcttGAGGAGGTAGATGATGTCTCCAGCTTTCTGCATGGCCTCCTTGACACACGCTCCATCCCGGTCACAAAAcctggccacggttcctggcagctgggcctgTAACCATCTCACCTGCAGGAATGAAGAAGGCAACTCATTACTTTCCGGGCtgacagcctggagcacatgctggaccaCTCCCGCCTAGGAGAAACCACGGATGGCagagccccccaacggggcagaaagtcgttctcctgtcactctgt encodes:
- the LOC142068430 gene encoding uncharacterized protein LOC142068430, with translation MEACSAISQQEQALPEKPTRSKCSWKILSGMKRLCVCSQSDNSMADSDEERTVSSPRRWTCFSLKKEKKKKKKKAAKNQVASEEEKLQEKQDQVELDLTGTKKEPSETKEKWEKGSPEEQEEERAPVSSLTSISPRTMAGVVQHVLQAVSPESNELPSSFLQERGSVRSAAISLLGNVVSRVQDPDKALVQQEIIHCLLPLLLHLADQEESVTLRCKLTLFRCAVFLGWAHLKRLFRSMAWDGSSQLLKSVGKCLMQNNKSHIPKFLFQALDYLESSQTTIRHSAALFIGNTIHHYCDLLSETVNEDGISRLYEAFQEVPLKSDRTTWYILNRHYKWLQKLVNLVSGCAFD